A region of Arabidopsis thaliana chromosome 5, partial sequence DNA encodes the following proteins:
- a CDS encoding uncharacterized protein (unknown protein; FUNCTIONS IN: molecular_function unknown; INVOLVED IN: biological_process unknown; LOCATED IN: cellular_component unknown; Has 30201 Blast hits to 17322 proteins in 780 species: Archae - 12; Bacteria - 1396; Metazoa - 17338; Fungi - 3422; Plants - 5037; Viruses - 0; Other Eukaryotes - 2996 (source: NCBI BLink).): MVEDIFTRCLSENVLHASQTHRHSLEKSAEAFFVFFPKVHEDDQQWNSRARGMRETRTFSRSSLSKRFVYIQELSSIIHKLYIRL; encoded by the exons ATGGTGGAGGACATCTTCACACGATGCCTCTCTGAGAATGTTCTTCATGCTTCACAGACACAC AGACATTCTTTGGAGAAATCTGCAGAAgctttcttcgttttctttccAAAGGTTCATGAAGATGACCAACAGTGGAACTCTCGAGCCAGAGGCATGAGAGAAACTCGTACATTTTCCCGATCATCACTCTCCAAGCGTTTTGTATATATTCAAGAATTGAGCTCTATCATTCACAAGTTGTATATTAGATTATAA
- a CDS encoding FK506-binding-like protein (unknown protein; BEST Arabidopsis thaliana protein match is: unknown protein (TAIR:AT3G51940.1); Has 30201 Blast hits to 17322 proteins in 780 species: Archae - 12; Bacteria - 1396; Metazoa - 17338; Fungi - 3422; Plants - 5037; Viruses - 0; Other Eukaryotes - 2996 (source: NCBI BLink).) translates to MSNWRRQKPRNNNSNNYSRQRGTTMTQSSSKPPLANCKISVPAWEKDFCAVIGSVPWWKVVEAKRFMHIYDRVVQWDDSAGEDAFKNAKSRFWAEINGLTCDLSLPDPDVYIDDVDWDAEVDNELILDLERGPDPLTEEQEHVVILDALVLSGQYGGLGWGTGWGDAEGINEENVGKGKPENSWGDQKYDGWNEDSWGIKEKTETWDHNNNNTNTDSWDHNNNFKAETWDQKNCNNNSFNYKKVENWNGRDQGRENRGWRKRGEGRHGGERVEDCRWRNGRGRSRGGFQQHSANAWGWTESF, encoded by the exons ATGAGTAATTGGAGAAGacaaaaacccagaaacaacaacagcaaTAATTATAGTCGTCAACGAGGGACGACGATGACGCAATCATCATCAAAGCCACCTCTTG CTAATTGCAAGATCTCTGTTCCAGCGTGGGAGAAGGATTTTTGTGCTGTGATTGGTTCAGTTCCATGGTGGAAAGTTGTAGAGGCCAAGCGGTTTATGCACATATACGATAGAGTGGTCCAATGGGACGACTCAGCTGGTGAAGACGCATTCAAGAACGCTAAATCTCGTTTCTGGGCAGAGATAAATGGTTTAACTTGTGACTTATCTTTGCCTGATCCTGATGTTTACATTGATGATGTTGATTGGGATGCTGAAGTTGACAATGAGTTGATACTTGACCTTGAACGTGGTCCAGACCCTTTAACAGAAGAACAAGAGCATGTTGTGATACTCGATGCTTTGGTTTTATCTGGACAGTATGGCGGGCTTGGTTGGGGAACTGGTTGGGGTGACGCTGAAGGGATTAACGAGGAGAATGTTGGAAAGGGTAAACCAGAAAACTCATGGGGTGATCAGAAATATGATGGATGGAATGAAGATTCTTGGGGGATAAAGGAGAAAACTGAAACTTGGGatcataacaacaacaacaccaacacTGATTCTTGGGATcataacaacaacttcaaagcTGAAACTTGGGATCAGAAaaactgcaacaacaacagcttCAACTACAAGAAGGTTGAGAATTGGAATGGTAGGGATCAAGGAAGAGAGAACAGAGGgtggagaaagagaggagaagGGCGACATGGAGGAGAACGAGTGGAGGATTGTCGATGGAGGAATGGGAGAGGGAGAAGCAGAGGCGGGTTTCAGCAACATTCGGCGAATGCATGGGGTTGGACTGAATCCTTCTGA
- a CDS encoding FK506-binding-like protein, whose translation MHIYDRVVQWDDSAGEDAFKNAKSRFWAEINGLTCDLSLPDPDVYIDDVDWDAEVDNELILDLERGPDPLTEEQEHVVILDALVLSGQYGGLGWGTGWGDAEGINEENVGKGKPENSWGDQKYDGWNEDSWGIKEKTETWDHNNNNTNTDSWDHNNNFKAETWDQKNCNNNSFNYKKVENWNGRDQGRENRGWRKRGEGRHGGERVEDCRWRNGRGRSRGGFQQHSANAWGWTESF comes from the coding sequence ATGCACATATACGATAGAGTGGTCCAATGGGACGACTCAGCTGGTGAAGACGCATTCAAGAACGCTAAATCTCGTTTCTGGGCAGAGATAAATGGTTTAACTTGTGACTTATCTTTGCCTGATCCTGATGTTTACATTGATGATGTTGATTGGGATGCTGAAGTTGACAATGAGTTGATACTTGACCTTGAACGTGGTCCAGACCCTTTAACAGAAGAACAAGAGCATGTTGTGATACTCGATGCTTTGGTTTTATCTGGACAGTATGGCGGGCTTGGTTGGGGAACTGGTTGGGGTGACGCTGAAGGGATTAACGAGGAGAATGTTGGAAAGGGTAAACCAGAAAACTCATGGGGTGATCAGAAATATGATGGATGGAATGAAGATTCTTGGGGGATAAAGGAGAAAACTGAAACTTGGGatcataacaacaacaacaccaacacTGATTCTTGGGATcataacaacaacttcaaagcTGAAACTTGGGATCAGAAaaactgcaacaacaacagcttCAACTACAAGAAGGTTGAGAATTGGAATGGTAGGGATCAAGGAAGAGAGAACAGAGGgtggagaaagagaggagaagGGCGACATGGAGGAGAACGAGTGGAGGATTGTCGATGGAGGAATGGGAGAGGGAGAAGCAGAGGCGGGTTTCAGCAACATTCGGCGAATGCATGGGGTTGGACTGAATCCTTCTGA